The following are from one region of the Paenibacillus sp. JZ16 genome:
- a CDS encoding sugar phosphate isomerase/epimerase family protein codes for MLQGLTSAGLGKLESDLQFIELAAKYDFQCIDIDAKGLVDRLGVEAAADMLKSRQLEIGAIGLPVEWRGTDEQFLSGLEKLPAAAAAAKALGCTRCCTYILPSTDAPAAHFMALATTRLRACANILGAYGIRLALEFVGPHHLRTQWKNPFIWTVQETLDWIDAIGEPNVGLLYDAYHWYTNEMTVADIRQLRAEQIVHVHINDAKNIPVGDVLDNDRLYPGEGVINLPGFLQALNYIGYAGPVTQEILTPSTPTGTPEELVAKSRRAFDSVFGAAGL; via the coding sequence ATGCTGCAAGGTTTAACAAGCGCAGGACTCGGAAAACTTGAAAGCGATTTACAGTTTATCGAACTCGCGGCCAAATACGATTTCCAATGCATCGATATCGATGCCAAAGGTCTTGTAGACCGCCTTGGCGTGGAGGCGGCAGCCGATATGTTGAAATCCCGGCAACTGGAGATCGGGGCCATCGGCCTTCCCGTAGAATGGAGAGGAACGGACGAGCAGTTCCTAAGCGGCCTCGAGAAACTCCCAGCAGCTGCGGCAGCCGCCAAGGCTCTCGGCTGCACACGGTGCTGTACATACATTCTTCCTTCCACCGATGCACCCGCTGCTCATTTCATGGCGCTGGCCACCACCAGACTGCGGGCATGTGCCAACATTTTGGGGGCATACGGAATTCGATTGGCCTTGGAGTTCGTAGGACCGCATCATCTGCGCACCCAATGGAAGAACCCGTTCATCTGGACGGTACAAGAAACTTTGGATTGGATTGATGCCATCGGGGAGCCGAATGTCGGGCTGCTTTATGATGCATATCACTGGTACACCAATGAGATGACGGTCGCGGATATCCGGCAGCTGCGCGCTGAACAAATCGTTCATGTCCATATTAACGATGCCAAGAACATACCCGTGGGAGATGTGCTTGATAACGACCGGCTTTATCCCGGTGAAGGCGTAATAAATCTGCCTGGGTTCCTTCAGGCTCTGAATTATATCGGCTATGCAGGCCCGGTGACACAAGAAATATTGACGCCTTCCACGCCGACCGGGACCCCTGAAGAATTGGTTGCTAAATCACGGCGAGCCTTCGATAGCGTATTCGGTGCTGCAGGACTGTAG
- a CDS encoding acetylxylan esterase encodes MNTIDQRKNELGNLYPEPTIDEQVLNRFWEEVLKSYGNKPLHMVSQPETTPYPYMEVSKVTYHGYDDTPIHAWYITPANPSADEKPRGCIVTFPGYTGDRGFPERYAHWLMLGYAVFAVDVRGQGGETGNLLPLDSGVVKGWVTQGLMDIRRSYYMAVVMDAVRAVDAASEQPGVDPKKIAVVGGSQGGGLALLAGALNPKVAAIVADIPNMCRMDYGILHSASSLNEIAQYIKRYPEQLNQILEHLSYFDMLNLAPRIQVPVMVSVGWKDTVCMPETIYAAYNRMKAAKEIRDYPFSGHEVNEYQKREGVLFLERIFNGR; translated from the coding sequence ATGAATACCATTGATCAGCGTAAGAACGAGCTTGGTAACTTGTATCCGGAGCCCACGATCGACGAGCAGGTTTTGAATCGGTTTTGGGAGGAAGTATTGAAGTCGTATGGCAATAAGCCGCTCCACATGGTTAGTCAACCGGAAACGACGCCATATCCTTACATGGAAGTATCTAAGGTTACTTATCATGGTTATGATGATACGCCCATCCATGCTTGGTATATAACTCCCGCTAATCCTTCTGCGGACGAGAAGCCTCGAGGGTGTATCGTAACCTTCCCGGGTTATACCGGAGACCGTGGATTTCCGGAACGATATGCCCATTGGCTGATGCTCGGTTATGCGGTGTTTGCCGTGGACGTAAGGGGGCAGGGCGGCGAGACGGGGAATCTGCTTCCATTGGACAGCGGCGTGGTTAAGGGCTGGGTGACGCAGGGGCTTATGGATATTCGTCGCTCCTATTACATGGCAGTTGTAATGGATGCTGTGAGGGCAGTGGATGCGGCATCGGAGCAGCCTGGAGTGGATCCGAAAAAAATTGCCGTGGTTGGCGGCAGCCAGGGCGGCGGACTGGCACTGCTTGCAGGGGCTCTGAATCCGAAGGTCGCGGCCATTGTGGCGGACATTCCCAACATGTGCAGGATGGACTACGGGATTCTGCATTCGGCTAGCTCGCTGAACGAAATCGCCCAATACATAAAGCGCTACCCGGAGCAATTGAATCAAATCCTGGAGCATCTCTCGTATTTCGACATGCTGAATCTGGCGCCGCGAATCCAGGTGCCGGTCATGGTATCCGTCGGTTGGAAGGATACGGTCTGCATGCCCGAAACCATATATGCCGCATACAACCGAATGAAAGCGGCAAAAGAAATAAGAGACTATCCGTTCTCTGGCCATGAAGTCAATGAGTACCAGAAGAGGGAGGGCGTCTTGTTCCTGGAACGGATTTTTAACGGGAGATAG
- a CDS encoding DUF2294 domain-containing protein, with protein MMTAGELKQDLLRVYNAINKKIFNVGVKQQKVDFVGNKIIIVSRNSRVPVLKLLDENYPLSTRQLDHLLFQVFKQEIKASLEQQFQFKIISILKDYDAETEFSGTIVILEKEVEAYLNDMPELL; from the coding sequence ATGATGACAGCAGGCGAACTCAAACAGGATCTTTTGAGGGTTTACAACGCGATAAATAAGAAAATATTTAACGTGGGTGTAAAGCAGCAAAAAGTCGATTTCGTTGGCAACAAAATCATCATTGTATCGAGAAATAGTAGAGTCCCCGTCCTCAAACTGCTGGATGAGAATTACCCCCTCTCTACCCGGCAGTTGGACCACCTTTTATTCCAGGTGTTCAAGCAGGAGATTAAAGCTTCCCTGGAACAGCAGTTTCAATTTAAAATCATCTCCATTCTTAAAGACTATGATGCAGAGACCGAGTTTTCCGGTACCATCGTAATCTTGGAGAAGGAGGTCGAAGCATATCTGAACGACATGCCGGAACTCTTGTAG
- a CDS encoding ABC transporter ATP-binding protein, translating to MTHKIEISGVSKWFRRNGEEIPAMRETSLAIEEGRFVSIIGPSGCGKSTLFNIIAGLMPPSTGKVTADGKDIVGTTGYVGYMLQKDMLLPWRTILDNIILGMEVRGVPYKEAVERALPLMDKYGLKGFDKHYPKELSGGMKQRAALLRTLLYDRDIILLDEPFGALDAQTRLTMQNWLLQIWEDFGKTVLFVTHDIDEAIYLSDDIYVFSSRPGRIKSKITVTMERPRKTEDMTSPAFMELKHHLMDLLSAGQDEEQIS from the coding sequence ATGACTCACAAAATTGAAATTTCGGGTGTCAGCAAATGGTTTCGCCGAAACGGGGAAGAGATCCCGGCCATGCGGGAGACGAGTCTGGCGATTGAGGAGGGGCGTTTTGTCAGCATTATCGGTCCCAGCGGCTGCGGCAAGTCAACTTTGTTTAACATTATCGCCGGTTTGATGCCGCCCTCCACGGGCAAAGTGACGGCTGACGGAAAGGATATCGTCGGGACAACCGGTTATGTGGGCTATATGCTGCAAAAGGACATGCTTCTGCCTTGGCGCACTATCCTCGACAACATCATTCTGGGTATGGAGGTTCGGGGCGTACCCTACAAGGAAGCCGTGGAGAGGGCGCTGCCCCTGATGGATAAATACGGTCTGAAGGGCTTTGACAAGCATTATCCGAAGGAGCTTTCAGGAGGGATGAAACAGCGTGCCGCGCTGCTGCGGACGCTGCTCTACGACAGGGACATCATTTTGCTGGACGAGCCCTTCGGCGCATTGGATGCCCAGACTCGGCTGACCATGCAGAACTGGCTGCTGCAGATCTGGGAGGATTTTGGCAAGACGGTGCTGTTTGTCACCCACGACATTGACGAAGCGATTTATTTATCAGATGACATCTATGTATTCTCGTCCAGACCCGGGCGGATCAAGTCCAAAATTACCGTAACGATGGAGCGTCCCCGGAAAACGGAAGACATGACGTCTCCGGCCTTCATGGAGCTGAAGCATCATCTCATGGATTTACTGTCAGCTGGACAAGATGAAGAACAAATCTCTTAG
- a CDS encoding ABC transporter permease, which yields METARKEAFIVHAVTSAEPAAGSSKRPEVVPYILDEEALERRRSRRIVWGRAAVAVLVFLVWEVFTRIGLLDSYYWSSPSAILRTTWTQMTEGTLLRDITYTSGSTILGFVFGTFLGALLGLSFWWSRSYAGISEPYLIILNAMPKLALAPVLVILLGIGFFSKVALAFSMTVVVSALSAYSGVKSVDPDMEKLMYSLGAKRYQVFTKVVVPWSMPWIISSLRINIALALAGAIVGEFIASSQGVGRMIMYAGTILDINLVWVGVVVLSLLSMVMYWGVVVLEKWLSKGLTKQ from the coding sequence ATGGAAACTGCACGCAAAGAGGCTTTTATCGTACATGCCGTGACGTCTGCGGAGCCTGCAGCGGGATCGTCCAAAAGGCCGGAGGTTGTGCCGTACATCTTGGATGAAGAGGCGCTGGAGCGCCGCAGAAGCCGGCGAATCGTTTGGGGGCGGGCCGCTGTGGCTGTTCTTGTTTTTCTGGTATGGGAGGTGTTCACCCGGATCGGCCTGCTGGATTCCTACTATTGGAGCAGCCCCAGCGCGATTCTTCGCACGACCTGGACCCAGATGACCGAAGGAACCCTTCTCCGGGACATTACGTATACATCCGGCTCGACGATTCTCGGTTTTGTGTTCGGAACCTTTCTCGGCGCACTGCTCGGACTGTCGTTCTGGTGGTCAAGATCGTATGCCGGCATCAGCGAGCCGTATCTGATCATTTTAAATGCGATGCCCAAGCTCGCACTGGCACCTGTACTCGTCATTCTGCTGGGAATCGGATTTTTTTCCAAGGTGGCGCTGGCTTTCTCTATGACGGTTGTCGTTTCGGCGCTTTCCGCATACAGCGGCGTGAAGAGTGTCGATCCGGATATGGAGAAGCTGATGTATTCCCTGGGCGCCAAGCGGTATCAGGTTTTTACCAAGGTTGTCGTACCATGGTCTATGCCCTGGATCATCAGCAGCTTGCGGATTAATATTGCCCTTGCGCTGGCAGGTGCCATCGTGGGCGAGTTCATCGCTTCAAGCCAGGGCGTCGGCCGGATGATTATGTATGCAGGAACGATACTGGATATCAACCTCGTGTGGGTAGGTGTCGTCGTCCTGTCGCTGCTGTCCATGGTGATGTACTGGGGCGTGGTGGTGCTGGAGAAGTGGTTATCCAAGGGATTGACCAAACAATAG
- a CDS encoding ABC transporter substrate-binding protein: protein MNQKMKKRSLLFALLMVTGLLGACGNEKNDNSTASASGDGKLKKIVIAEPLHSTGYLPLYVAQREGFFEKRGLDVEVIQAAGGAHVTAVVSGDAWGVIGGTESNALANNNNSDPIISVVNVVNRANVYLMAKKGTAPASNSPEDLKAFLQGKKINAGRHGGTPNLLTRYLLIQLGLDPEKDVQLLEPADGSTVVTMVQQGAADIANGAEPQISDGISKNVWEEPFYKFHDLGDFSYSVLSVKKSTIEKDPEAVQSFTDAMIEALAVVQTDKELAKKNLIAEFPTLSDDAIQAALDRAYADNLWSLDGMISEEALKHDMDVMIETGIFKGDYTYDALVDMQFVNNSKK from the coding sequence ATGAACCAAAAAATGAAGAAACGTTCACTGCTGTTCGCACTGCTCATGGTCACCGGTCTGCTTGGAGCCTGCGGCAATGAAAAAAACGATAACAGCACCGCGTCCGCTTCCGGTGACGGGAAGCTGAAGAAAATCGTGATCGCCGAGCCGCTTCACTCCACGGGCTATCTGCCGCTGTACGTCGCGCAGCGGGAAGGCTTCTTTGAGAAAAGAGGGCTCGACGTTGAGGTCATCCAAGCGGCCGGAGGAGCGCACGTAACCGCCGTGGTCAGCGGGGATGCCTGGGGCGTGATCGGCGGGACGGAGTCCAATGCCTTGGCTAACAACAATAATTCCGATCCGATCATTTCGGTCGTGAATGTCGTCAACCGGGCGAACGTGTATTTAATGGCCAAGAAAGGCACCGCACCTGCGAGCAATTCCCCCGAAGACCTGAAGGCATTTTTACAAGGGAAAAAGATTAACGCCGGTCGCCACGGCGGTACGCCCAACCTTCTAACCCGCTATCTCCTGATTCAGCTCGGACTCGATCCGGAGAAGGATGTGCAGCTGCTCGAACCGGCAGATGGCTCCACGGTGGTGACGATGGTCCAACAGGGCGCGGCTGACATTGCGAACGGAGCCGAGCCGCAGATTAGCGACGGGATATCAAAGAATGTATGGGAAGAGCCGTTTTACAAGTTTCATGATCTGGGGGATTTCTCGTACTCGGTTCTCAGCGTGAAGAAGTCAACCATCGAGAAGGACCCGGAAGCCGTTCAAAGTTTCACGGATGCCATGATCGAAGCGCTTGCAGTCGTGCAAACGGATAAGGAACTAGCCAAGAAGAATCTGATAGCCGAATTCCCGACGTTGTCCGATGATGCGATCCAAGCTGCCTTGGACCGGGCCTATGCCGACAATCTCTGGAGCTTGGACGGGATGATTTCGGAAGAGGCGTTGAAGCACGATATGGATGTCATGATCGAGACGGGGATATTTAAAGGGGACTATACCTATGATGCGCTGGTGGATATGCAGTTTGTAAACAATTCCAAGAAGTGA
- a CDS encoding cysteine hydrolase family protein, with translation MKSLNQLMLGSKTAVMVVDVQNDYCHPEGALSQAGCDVSGVAEMMPQLHKLLQRARELKVPIIFIQTLHEKATDSDAWTTRSSGRSANVCRRGSWGAEFYEVSPKEDDIIVNKHRYSAFVNTRLDSVLKTLKIETLIMTGVSTNVCVESTARDGFMLDYHIVLAADACASYSPAAHDMTLENIEGYFGKVSEVAELIDIWMDQMPEEPLRSISTAQPAVG, from the coding sequence ATGAAATCTTTAAATCAGCTGATGCTTGGCAGCAAAACGGCGGTTATGGTGGTCGATGTGCAAAATGATTATTGTCATCCCGAGGGGGCGCTGTCTCAAGCGGGCTGCGATGTTAGTGGGGTAGCGGAGATGATGCCGCAGCTCCATAAGCTGCTTCAGAGGGCCAGGGAGCTGAAGGTGCCCATCATTTTCATTCAGACGCTTCATGAGAAAGCGACGGATTCCGACGCTTGGACCACCAGGTCCTCGGGCCGATCGGCGAACGTATGCCGGAGAGGGAGCTGGGGCGCGGAATTTTACGAGGTATCGCCGAAGGAGGATGATATCATTGTCAATAAACACCGATACAGCGCTTTTGTAAATACTAGGCTGGATTCGGTATTAAAGACGCTGAAGATCGAGACCCTGATCATGACGGGAGTCAGCACCAATGTGTGCGTGGAATCGACGGCAAGGGACGGTTTTATGCTGGATTATCATATTGTGCTTGCAGCGGACGCTTGCGCATCGTATTCTCCAGCGGCGCATGACATGACGCTTGAGAATATTGAAGGCTATTTCGGGAAAGTTAGTGAAGTGGCGGAGCTTATCGATATTTGGATGGATCAAATGCCTGAGGAGCCGCTGCGATCGATATCGACCGCTCAGCCTGCCGTTGGCTAG